The Gemmatimonadota bacterium genomic sequence GAAGTACGCCTCATGACTGACTTCAATATTGAGCGTGGTGGTCGCGGCGATCGCGAGCGTCCCATGCGTCCGGCTGACGACCTGGGTGCCCTTGGAGATCGCGAGGTGCCCCTGGCGCCGGTTGCGACGAGCGACGTCATCAACAAGTGGCTCGATGGCGAGCTGCCGGAGCCTGCGAACCTGCGCGGCGATGCCGCCCGGTCGGTCGAGTTCTGGCGTCGCATCGGCGAAGAGACGGCCGTGCGTCGCCAGATGGTGACCCCCGCGCACGTCCAGGCGCAGATCATGTCGGAGATCCACCGCGTTGCCCCCACCCCGGCGACGGACGCGTGGTTCCGTCGTGAGGTGACCGTCAGCTCAACGGTGCTCGTCGGCGGTGCGCTTGGCCTGATCGCCCTCGGGGCCATCATCGCGCGGTTCATCGGCTGATTCGGCGGCAAACGACGCACGAGACGCGGGCCGACCCTTCCGGGTTGGCCCGCGTCTTCGCTTAACGGATGGCGATCAACACACAGCCGGTCGCAATCATCGCCACGCCAATGCGGCGCGGCCAGGTGATGCGCTCCCGGAGCACCGCCCATCCCAGGAAGACGCCCACGACAATGCTCAGTTGCCGCAGCCCGATCACCAGGCTCGACGTTCCCTGCCGGAGCGCGAGCAACGTCAGCCCGTAGGAGAGCATGTTCATCACGCCGATGCCGACGATGGCGCCGCGATGGGCGCGCCAGGTGGCCTGCCGGTCAGCCGTCGCCACGTTGCGCACGACCCAGCCACCGTACGCGGCGGCGACGACGACCGTATAGAGATACATGTAGGCAAATGGGGCCATCTCGCGCAGGGCCACCTTGTCCCACACCGTATACGTCGCCGTAAGGAACGCCGCGAGGACGGCGTACCCAATTGCCGGCTGCCGCATGGCCCCGGTGAGCGTGCGCAAGCCGCGTCGATCGAGCGCGGGAAGTTGCAGGACGACAATTCCTGCGACGATCAGCGCGAGGGCCGCCACGGACCGCGCGCCGAGTCGCTCGCCGAGAAACAGGGCACCGAGTACTGGGAGAAAGACCAGTGCAGCCCCGCGCGACACGGGGTACACGAGCGACAGGTCACTGCGTCGGTAGGCGGCAGCCAGCGCGACGTAGTTCCCCAGCACGCCGGTCGCGGCGACACCTACGAGGAGCGCGACGCGTGGCCAGGGTGGGAGTCCATCCTTGGCGGTCAGCAGAAAAAACGGAGCGAAGACCAGTGCCTCGGCCACCTTGGACAGGGCGACGACCAGTTGGCTGCCTCCCGCACGCTTGAGTAGCAGGTTCCACCCGGCGTGGAGCAGGGCCGATGCGGCAATCAGTCCAACCGCATCCGGATGCAGGGAGGGCTCAGCCACCCGCCACGCGGACAAACTTCACATTGCGGACGCGTCCGGCGAAGACGCGCAGCTCCGTGACGCGTCCCGAGGCATCGCGTACAAAACGTACGGTGCGCCCGCTGCCGGAAAATCCATCGTGGTAGCTGGGCGCCAGTGACTCAGGCGGCAGGTGTGCATACTGCAACACCAGCTTGCCATCCGTCGCACGGATCAGGTAGTCGGCACCCACCTCGGGCGACCGGTAGGTGCCCACGTAGTCCTCGAGGCGGATGCCGGTCGCCGCTGGCACGTCGGAGCGGCGGAAATCCCGGGAGCCCCCGTCCTCATCCATCACCGCGGCCTGCCGGTCGGGGCCTGAGCCGCGAAACGTGAAGGTAATCCCGTTGGTCGTTCGGAAACGCGCCGCTCCGGCTGGCTGGGCCAGGCTCGAACCGCCCGGCATACGGATCACCATCCCGTTGGCGCCGGCGATCACGTCGAAGACGTCATCCGTCGCTTCGTTTCGGTAGCGCCCTACCCAAGGGGTCGCGTCGGACGCGGAGGCTGCCGTTGGTTGGGGAACGGTGCGCGCTGACGGCAGGAGCAGGGACGCAATGCGGCGCGCGGCGGCGGTTGGGTTGGCGTCCGAGGCACTGCACCAGACCGCAATGGAGACGCCGTCGTCCGGAAAACGGGTCATGTAGGTCGAATACCCGGCAGTCGACCCGCTATGCGCGACCTCGCGTCGCCCTTGAAAAGTGTCATGCCGCAAGCCCAGGGCGTACGGGATCGTGACGCCCGAGGTCAATCGCATCCGTCCCTCGAGGGCCTCGACCAGTGCCTTGCCGCCTGGCACGGTTCCGGTGGTCAGGGCCTCGTTCCACTTGAGGAGGTCGGCCATCGTGGACAGGAGCCCACCGTTTCCGTACACATTGGTGAAGGGCATCAGGGTGGCGTATGTCCCGTTGAGCCGCCTCTGGTACGCGGTGGCACGACCGGCAACGATCCGCTGGTGATCGTCGCGCCACTCCGTATGGGTCATGTCGAGTGGCCCGAAGAGTCGTTCCTTCGAAAATTGCGCGAGGCTCTTCCCTGACACGCGCTCCACGATGATCGCCGCGAGGGCGTAGCCGGTGTTGCTGTAGAGGTACTCGGCCCCCGGGCGGAAGTTCAGCTCCTGCTGGCGGGTGACCAGGTGGAGGATGAGCGGAAGGGTGTGGACTTGCTGGCCCGGCGGATTCCCGGTCAGCGAGAGCAAGCCCCACTGGTCGCGCAGGCCGCTCGTGTGCGTGAGGAGGTTCCGGATCGTGATGGGGGCGCCGAAGTCTGGTACTTCCGGGAGGTGCGTCCGGATGTCGTCATCGAGGCGCAGCTTGCCGTCGAGCTGCAGGAGGACGATGGCGGCGGACGTGAACTGCTTGGCGACCGAGCCGGACTCCATGACGCTTCCTGCGCCTAACGGGACCCCGTACTCCAGGTTCGCCATCCCGTAGCCCTTGGTCAGCAGGACGCGTCCCCGCTGGCTGACTCCAACGGCGCACCCCGGCGTGGTAGTTGTCCACCGCGCAAACACGGAATCCACGCGAGGTTCGAACGCCGGGTCCGCCTGCGCCGTCGCCAACCGCGAGACGACCAGGGATCCCACAACGAGTGAGGTGATTAGCGCGGGCGTTCGTCGGGCCGGAGGCATGGCGGATGGAGGAAGGGACTCCCCAAGGATAGACGCCTGCGCGCGGGGCATCCACATTTGCCTGTGAACCCGCTCCGGCCCCGTCATGACTCGTGTCGTCCTCCGCCTGGTTTGGACCTGCCTTGCCCTGGCCTCGCCGCTCACGGCCCAGGTGATCCCGGCCTTTGACCTCGGCACGTCGCCCATCGCGCTCCAGGGCGACGTGCGGCCGGGCGCGTATGTCGCGTCGGCCGGGCGCCGCGCGATCGCCATGGGGACGGAAGACGGCCGGTTTGAGCTCTGGTCGTGGCCGCTCAAGTGGCTGCATGACTTCCAGCTTGAGTTTCGGGTGCCAAAGTACACGCAGCCGATCCCTGCCCGTGACGTGGCGCGCCATGTCACCGTACGACCCGAGGGCGTCACGATCGAATACGCGTACGAAACGTTCACCGTCAAGCAGACGGTGTTCAGCGCCCTGGATGCGCCGGCGGTGTTCATGCTGCTGGAGGTCGATGCCATCCGGCCCCTTGAGGTCATTGCGACCTTCCGGCCCGACATCCACTACGCGTGGCCGGCATCGTTAGGCGGCCAGTATATCGCCTGGAACGCGCCGGCGAAGGCCTTCCTGTTCTCCGAGAGCCGTCGGCAGGTCAATGCCTTCCTCGGCTCCCCGGCGGTCACCCGGGCCTCGGACGTGCCGGCGCACATGCTCACCGCCGCCCCGCCGCAGTTCACGATCGGTGTGGGGGATCGCACCCAGCAGTACACCGAACCACGCCTCGGGGAGCCCCCGGGCGGCAACATCAACCTGCACGAGGCCTTCATCCCGATCGTGATGGCCGGAGGGGAGATGTCACGCGATTCGGCGCGTGCCCTGTATGATCGGATGCAGGCGCCTGGGGCCGCGCAGGCGGAGTGGCAGCGGCGCGTCGCGCACTACGCTCGCCTGCGGGAGGCCACCATGCGCGTCACGACCCCCGACCCGCTGCTCAACGGAGCCTTCGAGTGGGCCAAGGTCAACCTGGACGAGTCGATGGTGTGCAACCCGGACCTCGGCTGCGGGCTGGTGGCCGGGTATGGCCACTCCGGCTCGGCGAGTGACCGGCCCGGGTTCGGGTGGTTCTTTGGCGGTGATGCGGCGATCAACTCGTTTGGGATGAGCGCTGTGGGCCAGCGCGACCTCGTGCGTGACGGGGTCTTTCGCTTCTTTGCGAAGTACCAACGCGCGGACGGCAAGATCACGCATGAGATCTCACAGGGCGCGAAGAAGGTCGATTGGTTCGGGGCGTATCCGTACGCGTTCTACCATGGTGATACCACCCCGTTCTGGGTGCTGGCCTTTGGGGAGTACTGGAAGCAAACGGCGGATACGGCGCTGGTCCGTGAGTTGTGGCCGAACGTGCGCAAGGCCTACGACTGGTCGAAGCGCGCCGATTCGGATGGAGACGGGCTCATGGAGAACCCGATCGCCGGGGCGGGCGCACTGGAGGTGGGCGACCTGCAAGTCGGCATTGTGTCGGACGTGTACCTCTCCGGAGTTTGGGTGGCCGCGCTCGATCGTTTCGCCCGGCTGGCCGACGTGATGCGCGAGCCTGCCTTGGCGAGCGAGGCACGGGCGATCCGCGCGAAGGCGTTGCGCACCATTGAGCAGAAGCTGTGGCTGCCGCAACTCGGCCAGTACGCCTTCGCGCTCCTGGACGGAGGCAAGATCAACGAGAACCTCACGTCCTGGCCCGCGACGGCGATGGCCTTTGACGTCTTTGACGCAACCAACGGCGCGCAGATGGCGTCCCGCCTCGCCGGCGCGGAGATCATGACCGACTGGGGCGCCCGTCCGCTGTCCGCCCGCAGCGCCTTGTTCGACCCGCTGCATTACAACAATGGAGCCGTCTGGCCGTTTGTCACGGGGTGGGTGTCCCTCGCCCAGTATCGCTATTACAACGCCCACGCGGGCTACTTCGCCCTCCAGGCGATCGCCCGAACCGGATTCGCCGATGCCCTTGGCCGCAATCCCGAGGTGATCTCGGGCCGCGTGTACAAGCCGCTGGACACCGCCGTGCCGCATCAGTTCTTTGCCACGTCCATGGTGCTCACGCCACTGGTGCGCGGGCTGCTGGGGCTCGAGGTGGATGCGCCGGCGGGACGGCTCACGCTCGCCCCTCGACTGCCCGCCCACTGGGATTCGTTGCGCGTGGACCAGATCGCCGTGGGGGACGATCGCCTCTCGGTCGTCATGCGCCGCCGGCGCGGGGTCATCTCCGCCGAGGTGTGGCGCACGGCGGGTGATGCGGGTCGCCCGATTGAGGTCACCTTCGCCCCAGCGCTCCCGTTAGGCGCGACGAACGTGCAATCCATGGTGCCGGGGGCGGGCCCCGTGCAGCAGTTC encodes the following:
- a CDS encoding EamA family transporter, which codes for MAEPSLHPDAVGLIAASALLHAGWNLLLKRAGGSQLVVALSKVAEALVFAPFFLLTAKDGLPPWPRVALLVGVAATGVLGNYVALAAAYRRSDLSLVYPVSRGAALVFLPVLGALFLGERLGARSVAALALIVAGIVVLQLPALDRRGLRTLTGAMRQPAIGYAVLAAFLTATYTVWDKVALREMAPFAYMYLYTVVVAAAYGGWVVRNVATADRQATWRAHRGAIVGIGVMNMLSYGLTLLALRQGTSSLVIGLRQLSIVVGVFLGWAVLRERITWPRRIGVAMIATGCVLIAIR
- a CDS encoding serine hydrolase, whose translation is MPPARRTPALITSLVVGSLVVSRLATAQADPAFEPRVDSVFARWTTTTPGCAVGVSQRGRVLLTKGYGMANLEYGVPLGAGSVMESGSVAKQFTSAAIVLLQLDGKLRLDDDIRTHLPEVPDFGAPITIRNLLTHTSGLRDQWGLLSLTGNPPGQQVHTLPLILHLVTRQQELNFRPGAEYLYSNTGYALAAIIVERVSGKSLAQFSKERLFGPLDMTHTEWRDDHQRIVAGRATAYQRRLNGTYATLMPFTNVYGNGGLLSTMADLLKWNEALTTGTVPGGKALVEALEGRMRLTSGVTIPYALGLRHDTFQGRREVAHSGSTAGYSTYMTRFPDDGVSIAVWCSASDANPTAAARRIASLLLPSARTVPQPTAASASDATPWVGRYRNEATDDVFDVIAGANGMVIRMPGGSSLAQPAGAARFRTTNGITFTFRGSGPDRQAAVMDEDGGSRDFRRSDVPAATGIRLEDYVGTYRSPEVGADYLIRATDGKLVLQYAHLPPESLAPSYHDGFSGSGRTVRFVRDASGRVTELRVFAGRVRNVKFVRVAGG